One Drosophila santomea strain STO CAGO 1482 chromosome X, Prin_Dsan_1.1, whole genome shotgun sequence DNA segment encodes these proteins:
- the LOC120455415 gene encoding band 7 protein AGAP004871 isoform X1: MHPASPHQHRARLHVGSPGSGGIQASSSTETFPLTPQHQSSQHAVHIPPPPSLPYQGLKTSENDDMGCVEILATVVSVLIMVLTFPISVFICFKVVSEYERAVIFRMGRLRSGGARGPGVFFVLPCVDDYYPVDLRTVSFDVPPQEVLSKDSVTVTVDAVVYYRISDPLKAVIQVYNYSHSTSLLAATTLRNVLGTRNLSELLTERETISHTMQMSLDEATDPWGVKVERVEIKDVSLPTALQRAMAAEAEAAREARAKVIAAEGEMKSSRALREASEIISASPSALQLRYLQTLSSISTEKNSTIIFPLPMELLTPFLNTHAHSQQLQLQHQQQLQQQQQQQQQQQQHQQHQQHPAAPGTPLHRHQHQHHQ, from the exons ATGCATCCTGCCTCGCCGCATCAGCACCGCGCCCGCCTGCACGTCGGCTCGCCAGGATCGGGTGGCATACaggcctcctcctccacggAGACCTTCCCGTTGACCCCGCAGCACCAGTCCTCGCAGCATGCGGTCCACATCCCGCCGCCCCCCTCGCTGCCCTATCAGGGGCTCAAGACCT CTGAAAACGATGACATGGGCTGCGTGGAGATCCTGGCCACGGTGGTGTCCGTGCTGATCATGGTGCTGACCTTCCCCATCTCGGTGTTCATCTGCTTCAAGGTGGTCTCCGAGTACGAGCGAGCGGTGATCTTCCGGATGGGTCGCCTGCGCAGCGGCGGAGCCCGTGGTCCTGGTGTCTTCTTTGTGCTGCCCTGCGTGGATGACTACTATCCGGTGGATCTGCGCACCGTTTCCTTCGACGTGCCGCCGCAGGAGGTGCTCTCCAAGGATTCGGTTACAGTGACCGTGGACGCGGTGGTCTACTATCGCATCAGCGATCCTCTGAAGGCGGTCATCCAGGTGTACAACTACAGCCATTCGACCAGTCTCCTGGCGGCCACCACGCTGCGCAATGTGCTCGGCACCAGGAATCTCTCCGAGCTGCTGACCGAACGCGAGACCATCTCGCACACCATGCAGATGTCCCTGGACGAGGCCACCGATCCCTGGGGCGTTAAGGTGGAGCGCGTGGAGAT CAAGGACGTCTCATTGCCAACTGCCCTCCAGCGGGCGATGGCCGCCGAGGCGGAGGCGGCGAGGGAGGCGCGAGCCAAGGTCATTGCCGCCGAGGGCGAGATGAAGTCGTCGAGGGCACTGCGCGAGGCCTCCGAGATCATCTCGGCCAGTCCCTCCGCCCTGCAG TTGCGATACCTGCAAACCCTGAGCAGCATTTCAACCGAGAAGAACTCGACCATCATCTTCCCGCTGCCCATGGAGCTGCTCACGCCCTTCCTGAacacccacgcccactcgcagcagctgcaactgcaacaccagcagcagctgcaacagcagcagcaacagcaacagcaacagcagcagcatcagcaacaccagcaacatccTGCAGCGCCGGGGACGCCCCTCCATcggcaccagcaccagcaccaccagtgA
- the LOC120455415 gene encoding band 7 protein AGAP004871 isoform X2 has translation MGCVEILATVVSVLIMVLTFPISVFICFKVVSEYERAVIFRMGRLRSGGARGPGVFFVLPCVDDYYPVDLRTVSFDVPPQEVLSKDSVTVTVDAVVYYRISDPLKAVIQVYNYSHSTSLLAATTLRNVLGTRNLSELLTERETISHTMQMSLDEATDPWGVKVERVEIKDVSLPTALQRAMAAEAEAAREARAKVIAAEGEMKSSRALREASEIISASPSALQLRYLQTLSSISTEKNSTIIFPLPMELLTPFLNTHAHSQQLQLQHQQQLQQQQQQQQQQQQHQQHQQHPAAPGTPLHRHQHQHHQ, from the exons ATGGGCTGCGTGGAGATCCTGGCCACGGTGGTGTCCGTGCTGATCATGGTGCTGACCTTCCCCATCTCGGTGTTCATCTGCTTCAAGGTGGTCTCCGAGTACGAGCGAGCGGTGATCTTCCGGATGGGTCGCCTGCGCAGCGGCGGAGCCCGTGGTCCTGGTGTCTTCTTTGTGCTGCCCTGCGTGGATGACTACTATCCGGTGGATCTGCGCACCGTTTCCTTCGACGTGCCGCCGCAGGAGGTGCTCTCCAAGGATTCGGTTACAGTGACCGTGGACGCGGTGGTCTACTATCGCATCAGCGATCCTCTGAAGGCGGTCATCCAGGTGTACAACTACAGCCATTCGACCAGTCTCCTGGCGGCCACCACGCTGCGCAATGTGCTCGGCACCAGGAATCTCTCCGAGCTGCTGACCGAACGCGAGACCATCTCGCACACCATGCAGATGTCCCTGGACGAGGCCACCGATCCCTGGGGCGTTAAGGTGGAGCGCGTGGAGAT CAAGGACGTCTCATTGCCAACTGCCCTCCAGCGGGCGATGGCCGCCGAGGCGGAGGCGGCGAGGGAGGCGCGAGCCAAGGTCATTGCCGCCGAGGGCGAGATGAAGTCGTCGAGGGCACTGCGCGAGGCCTCCGAGATCATCTCGGCCAGTCCCTCCGCCCTGCAG TTGCGATACCTGCAAACCCTGAGCAGCATTTCAACCGAGAAGAACTCGACCATCATCTTCCCGCTGCCCATGGAGCTGCTCACGCCCTTCCTGAacacccacgcccactcgcagcagctgcaactgcaacaccagcagcagctgcaacagcagcagcaacagcaacagcaacagcagcagcatcagcaacaccagcaacatccTGCAGCGCCGGGGACGCCCCTCCATcggcaccagcaccagcaccaccagtgA
- the LOC120455416 gene encoding flocculation protein FLO11 gives MKLLHALWLLSSLLLVSSQQNQTANSATKDAPVVANATNVTQAKVIAGSKSETGSPGAASQLVPGKDAAVLQLDKDSNKTAAAENAGKSTDTGLPPVPSATSKPAVVQKVAKEATTTTSTTSTSTTTTTTAKPATGSAIVTEGQSMKDVTKPGNSSTNGTATSSSNSTNTATTKNVNATNIATTQKPKKPPVVWSTDIHQEGEDMAELEKGQDKLATKGGPTQLLATPPEPMVQGLTGSNLADHGDNGYVVPIVTVLLTVPLAIGVVTIMYRRFRDMWSTRHYRRMDFLVDGMYND, from the coding sequence ATGAAGCTGCTCCATGCGCTGTGGCTGCTGAGCAGCCTGCTCCTGGTTTCGAGCCAGCAGAATCAGACAGCTAACTCCGCCACCAAGGACGCCCCTGTGGTGGCCAATGCGACGAACGTGACCCAGGCCAAAGTGATTGCAGGATCGAAATCGGAAACTGGATCTCCGGGAGCTGCCAGCCAGTTGGTGCCGGGTAAGGATGCAGCTGTGTTGCAGCTGGATAAGGACTCCAACAAGACGGCCGCGGCAGAAAATGCAGGCAAGAGCACTGACACAGGCTTGCCTCCCGTTCCTTCGGCCACTTCCAAGCCGGCTGTGGTGCAAAAGGTGGCCAAGGAGGCAACCACTACGACCTCCACCACATCGACTTCAACTACGACCACCACCACGGCCAAGCCAGCTACAGGATCAGCTATAGTCACCGAGGGCCAGTCGATGAAGGACGTCACAAAGCCGGGCAACTCGTCCACCAATGGCACGGCCACATCCTCGAGCAACAGCACCAACACCGCCACCACCAAAAATGTCAATGCAACCAACATCGCAACCACGCAAAAGCCAAAGAAGCCACCGGTGGTCTGGAGCACCGACATACACCAGGAGGGGGAGGATATGGCCGAGCTGGAGAAGGGTCAGGACAAGCTTGCTACAAAGGGCGGTCCCACCCAGCTACTGGCCACGCCTCCGGAGCCCATGGTGCAGGGGCTCACTGGAAGTAATCTGGCCGATCACGGGGACAACGGGTATGTGGTGCCTATTGTTACCGTGCTGCTGACCGTTCCACTGGCCATCGGTGTAGTGACCATCATGTATCGCCGCTTCCGCGACATGTGGAGCACCAGACACTACCGCCGCATGGACTTTCTGGTGGACGGCATGTACAACGACTGA